A genome region from Triticum aestivum cultivar Chinese Spring chromosome 2B, IWGSC CS RefSeq v2.1, whole genome shotgun sequence includes the following:
- the LOC123040575 gene encoding E3 ubiquitin-protein ligase RNF181 homolog: MASVGALLMAAVLPPVAALLIAVAVRAAARGVGALARAHYAWPAESPSVQARKCGRRAAPEQPDHELRVSRHRGGAAVECAVCLSGVGEGDEVRELRCRHVFHRACLDRWLATPPATCPLCRSRLLTAPPVEEEEEEELDLDSDLLLLMAYVHGGRGGGRWFWSP, from the coding sequence ATGGCGAGCGTGGGCGCGTTGCTGATGGCCGCGGTGCTGCCTCCGGTGGCCGCGCTGCTGATCGCGGTGGccgtacgggcggcggcgcgcggggtgggCGCGCTGGCGCGCGCGCACTACGCGTGGCCGGCGGAGTCGCCGTCCGTGCAGGCGCGGAAGTGCGGCAGGAGGGCGGCGCCGGAGCAGCCCGACCACGAGCTGCGCGTGTCGCGGCACCGCGGgggcgcggcggtggagtgcgCGGTCTGCCTGAGCGGCGTGGGGGAGGGCGACGAGGTGCGGGAGCTGCGGTGCCGGCACGTGTTCCACCGCGCCTGCCTCGACCGGTGGCTCGCGACGCCGCCGGCCACGTGCCCGCTCTGTCGCTCCCGCCTGCTGACGGCGCCGccggtagaggaggaggaggaggaggagctggacCTGGACTCCGACCTGCTGCTGCTCATGGCGTACGTgcacggcggccgcggcggcggcagatGGTTCTGGTCGCCGTGA
- the LOC123040576 gene encoding uncharacterized protein produces MMEADLKAQAATAMGLLRGISRASFPLEFIDSALRTIQETDSAIRPQVQPNAAAQRLTSSHSLAFATREVAELELSVEAAITVVSRWLDPKVDGLQGLPANAWRVQSDELVAAVANAGEMLEAAAMHWYYASGVLDVIVTCWFNHIPLNVREAWVQDARTSLASARDRLNDARASVSKACAAATGARDAGKIILDLL; encoded by the coding sequence ATgatggaggctgatctgaaggccCAGGCGGCCACCGCGATGGGGTTGCTGCGTGGCATCTCCCGTGCGAGTTTTCCTCTTGAGTTCATCGACTCAGCTCTTCGCACCATCCAGGAAACCGACTCTGCCATCAGGCCGCAGGTCCAGCCAAATGCTGCTGCGCAACGGCTCACCTCCAGCCACTCTCTGGCCTTTGCGACTCGCGAGGTAGCCGAGCTGGAGCTGTCGGTGGAGGCAGCCATCACGGTCGTCTCCCGCTGGCTTGATCCCAAGGTGGATGGACTGCAGGGGCTGCCGGCCAATGCGTGGAGGGTCCAGTCAGATGAGTTGGTCGCTGCCGTGGCCAATGCCGGTGAGATGCTGGAGGCAGCTGCAATGCATTGGTACTATGCATCTGGTGTCCTTGATGTAATCGTCACTTGCTGGTTCAACCACATTCCTCTCAACGTTCGCGAGGCTTGGGTGCAGGATGCGAGGACGTCGCTCGCCTCTGCCCGTGATCGTCTGAATGACGCGCGCGCCAGCGTCAGCAAGGcatgcgccgccgccaccggagcccGCGACGCAGGGAAGATTATCCTTGACCTCCTCTAG